A region of Plasmodium falciparum 3D7 genome assembly, chromosome: 12 DNA encodes the following proteins:
- a CDS encoding geranylgeranyl transferase type-2 subunit beta, putative, with amino-acid sequence MNLYLSLHEQYFINTIKKKLSGKEEDTILTSKHESILLSAIFWVLSSISLINKKRETIDEVLSKDFIEVIYMLVMKCLHRRKIKDEYIYKLKKETYISSNEDIKKKKKKKFIVTGFSPCNKKNVYEANIISTLSAIQILFLLNKTDENSISTKTLLEIYNFVIFLFDEEKGYFHFSLKSVQYKFDGDMRFMFCSLCTLYLLNKLFKERNIYVNNINNNKCIHWIINCFNIDGGFSNLPGSESHAGTTFCAIHSLKLLKNEKGKTYFSYNPIMKKKLIRWLCERYDNFGINGRVGKDHDVCYSWWVLSSLSSLNVNLGKAFNVNIIINFILKCQDKVNGGFSRIGQDEYNINKKCMNYFKNENFFFKQTDQFHSFFSLCALSLIYYNIHYYMKKERLKKYELFDQISIPKHINDVLSNMANIHEAFAMPRRLIQ; translated from the exons atgaatttataCCTATCGTTACACGAACAATACTTTATAAATACCATAAAGAAGAAACTTTCAGGAAAAGAGGAGGATACCATTTTAACGAGCAAACATGAGTCTATTTTGTTGAGTGCCATATTTTGGGTTTTAAGTAGCATTAgcttaataaataaaaaaagggaaaCTATAGATGAGGTATTAAGTAAAGATTTTATAGAagtcatatatatgttggtAATGAAATGTTTACATAGAAGGAAAATTAaagatgaatatatttataagttaaaaaaagaaacatatatttcatcaaatgaagatattaaaaaaaaaaaaaaaaaaaaatttatagtAACAGGTTTTAGTccatgtaataaaaaaaatgtatacgAAGCAAATATAATTTCTACCTTGAGTGCTAttcaaatattatttttattaaataaaactGATGAGAATAGTATAAGTACTAAAACattattagaaatatataattttgtaatatttttatttgatgaagaaaagggatattttcatttttctttaaagAGTGTACAATATAAATTTGATGGTGACATGCGTTTTATGTTTTGTTCCTTGTGTACTTTATatctattaaataaattatttaaggAAAGAAATATctatgttaataatataaataataataaatgtatacatTGGATAATAAATTGTTTTAATATAGATGGAGGATTTTCAAATCTTCCTGGTTCAGAATCCCATGCCGGTACAACTTTTTGTGCAATTCattcattaaaattattgaaGAATGAGAAAGGCAAGacttatttttcttataatcctataatgaaaaaaaagctAATTAG atGGCTTTGTGAACGTTATGATAATTTTGGTATTAATGGTAGAGTTGGGAAAGATCACGATGTTTGTTATTCTTGGTGGGTTTTAAGTAGTTTATCATCTTTGAATGTAAATTTAGGAAAGGCATttaatgtaaatattattattaattttattttaaaatgtcAGGATAAAGTAAATGGAGGATTTTCAAGAATAGGACaagatgaatataatataaacaaaaaatgtatgaactattttaaaaatgaaaatttcttttttaaacaaACAGATCAATTTCATagttttttttccttatgtGCATTGTcacttatttattataatattcattattatatgaaaaaggagagactaaaaaaatatgaacttTTTGATCAAATAAGTATAcctaaacatataaatgatgTTTTGAGTAATATGGCAAACATTCATGAAGCGTTTGCTATGCCAAGACGATTAATacaatga
- a CDS encoding histone-lysine N-methyltransferase, putative encodes MILFKRNFHNYFANNFIKDLFKKSQHISFNDIQKKIYIGKSSLGGLGVFSLEGIKKNEIIEICPTVSICNEEIPRNLVDYLYEGKEPSKNKAIVDIIINRKKETSNYKLLPLGYGILYNHSDIPNAYVEIHKINKNQIKQKQDVTVSNNVMIVYAYNNIQKDDEILISYGHSWWKVSS; translated from the exons ATGATTCTGTTCAAACgaaattttcataattatttcgcaaataattttattaaggatttatttaaaaaaagtcagcatatatcatttaatgatatacaaaagaaaatatatataggaaaATCCTCTCTTGGTGGTTTAGGTGTTTTCTCCTTAGAAggtataaagaaaaatgaaattattgAAATATGTCCAACTGTATCAATATGCAATGAAGAAATACCAAGAAACCTCGtcgattatttatatgaaggAAAAGAACCGAGTAAAAATAAAGCAATAGTCGATATTATAATCAATAGGAAGAAAGAAACttcaaattataaattactACCTTTAGGGTAtggtattttatataatcattctGATATACCAAATGCATATGTagaaatacataaaataaataaaaaccaaataaaacaaaagcaa GATGTCACTGTATCAAATAATGTTATGATTGTTTATGCATATAACAATATACAAAAGGATgatgaaatattaatttcATATGGACATTCTTGGTGGAAGGTaagttcataa
- a CDS encoding ER membrane protein complex subunit 6, putative, giving the protein MEGDEKQGNSKNILDSKLLGNKKYDENSLKHNKHSLILSKQFYGIISGITVGILGVQGILGFLLFILFTLIGTCITFFHIRKKFGSYFLKKSDLFFGDFFSGLISFILFWTLSYDIIYIF; this is encoded by the exons ATGGAAGGAGATGAAAAACAAGGGAACTCAAAAAACATATTAGACTCCAAATTATTGggtaacaaaaaatatgatgaaaatagcCTTAAACATAATAAACACTCTTTAATATTGAGTAAGCAATTTTATGGTATAATAAGTGGAATAACTGTGGGTATTTTAGGAGTTCAAGGGATATTGggttttttactttttattttatttacattgaTAGGGACATGTATaactttttttcatataagaaaaaagtttggttcttattttttgaaaaagtCTGACCTTTTTTTCGGAGATTTCTTTAGTGGATTAATa tcttttattttgttctggACCCTATcgtatgatataatatatatattttaa
- a CDS encoding adrenodoxin-type ferredoxin, putative — MITKFSILNKSKIFNTILYNTIRQNNIFFNNGKFFTTQNVDEIDVTFINQDNYEKTVKAKIGDSILKVAHDNHINIEGACEGFCACSTCHVIIDENFHDLLPEPLDNEIDMLELAPCITETSRLGCQIKLSKELDGMKIQLPPMTRNFYVDGHVPTPH; from the exons atgataacaa AGTTttcaattttaaataaaagcaaaatttttaatacaatTTTGTATAATACAATAcgacaaaataatattttttttaacaatgGAAAGTTTTTTACAACGCAGAATGTAGACGAAAT CGATGTAACGTTTATAAATCAagataattatgaaaagaCTGTAAAAGCCAAAATAGGAGATAGTATTTTAAAGGTGGCTCAtgataatcatataaatatagagg GTGCTTGTGAAGGATTTTGCGCTTGCTCTACATGTCATGTAATAATTGATGAAAATTTTCACGATTTATTACCAGAACCTTTGGACAATGAAATAGATATGTTGGAACTTGCACCTTGTATAACAGAGAC aTCCAGATTAGGATGTCAAATAAAACTAAGTAAAGAATTGGATGGTATGAAAATACAATTACCCCCAATGACAAGAAATTTTTATGTGGATGGACACGTACCCACCCCCCATtaa